A region of the Desulfovibrio psychrotolerans genome:
TTCCCGACAGAACCAGGGAGCCGGGCCCTGTGAACCCGGCCAGAATGTCATCGGGATTTCTCCCATCGAGCATGGACTGGGCATGTTCCAGCAGAGCTTCGGGGTCACGTAACAGACTGACCAGCCCTTGCAGCATGAGCAGAGTCGGGCCCATGATATGCCCTTTCCTGCCCACGGCGGAGAAGGCCGTCTGCAGCAGGTCCGCTACAGGGCTGACACGCGGCTCCACAAAGCTGAGGCAGGTGAGCTTGCGGTACATGGTCCGCAAGGGGGAAAGGGCCTTGCGGGTCACCTCGGTCTTGCCCACAAAACTCTTGTGCCAGGTGTCCGTGGCCGCCTTGGCGATCTCGCCGAACAGGGTCTGACCAAGTCCGGTCACAACGTCTTCAAGGCCAGTGTTCACTATTGACTCCGGCGAGTCGTCCCGTACCGCAGGAGTCTGTACCTTGAACATCTGCCAGGCGAACCCGAAACGGGAGCGCACGTAGTCCGCGCTGACAATGGAATTGGCAATGATGGATTCCCAGCCGGGGTTGGTGCGTATCCAGTCGCGTATCGCATCGTCGTACCGGTCAAGGAAGGCGTCCTTTTCGCGCAGGAATTCCGTTGCGATGCCCTCCAGTTCCGTCTGCACCTCCGCGATCCTGTCTTCAGGCAGTGCCCAACCCCCCAGAAAGCGGACCCCGTTTCTGTCCAGCAACGTCGTGGCCCGGCTCTTG
Encoded here:
- a CDS encoding DUF3150 domain-containing protein, which produces MHTDITVLDSLVAVHLTVNIWTARRKLVPSDFNTTNLPPEELASLGSKRICNPADLRVFGTLKSRATTLLDRNGVRFLGGWALPEDRIAEVQTELEGIATEFLREKDAFLDRYDDAIRDWIRTNPGWESIIANSIVSADYVRSRFGFAWQMFKVQTPAVRDDSPESIVNTGLEDVVTGLGQTLFGEIAKAATDTWHKSFVGKTEVTRKALSPLRTMYRKLTCLSFVEPRVSPVADLLQTAFSAVGRKGHIMGPTLLMLQGLVSLLRDPEALLEHAQSMLDGRNPDDILAGFTGPGSLVLSGNGETIGAQEDYADVQDEGADEMPMAPLPIGPQLDSLGLW